The Cellulomonas sp. S1-8 genome has a window encoding:
- the recA gene encoding recombinase RecA: MPAPDRAKALEAALSQIDRQFGKGSVMRLGDDGRAPVEVIPTGSIALDVALGIGGLPRGRVVEVYGPESSGKSTLALHAVANAQRAGGIAAFIDAEHALDPEYAKKLGVDTDALLVSQPDNGEQALEIMDTLIRSGAIDIIVIDSVAALVPKAEIEGEMGDSHVGLQARLMSQALRKITGALNASGTTAIFINQLREKIGVFFGSPETTTGGKALKFYASIRLDIRRIETLKEGTEAVGNRTRVKVVKNKMAPPFKQAEFDILYGVGISREGSLIDMGVEHGFVRKSGAWFTYEGDQLGQGKENARKFLRDNPDLANELDKKILEKLGIGAKVDAPADAPVAVDF, translated from the coding sequence ATGCCCGCTCCGGACCGCGCGAAGGCCCTCGAGGCCGCACTCAGCCAGATCGACCGCCAGTTCGGCAAGGGGTCGGTCATGCGCCTCGGCGACGACGGCCGTGCGCCGGTCGAGGTGATCCCGACCGGCTCCATCGCGCTCGACGTCGCGCTCGGCATCGGCGGCCTGCCGCGCGGGCGCGTCGTCGAGGTGTACGGGCCGGAGTCCTCCGGCAAGTCGACCCTCGCGCTGCACGCGGTCGCCAACGCCCAGAGGGCCGGCGGCATCGCCGCGTTCATCGACGCCGAGCACGCCCTCGACCCCGAGTACGCCAAGAAGCTGGGCGTCGACACCGACGCGCTGCTCGTCTCGCAGCCGGACAACGGCGAGCAGGCGCTCGAGATCATGGACACCCTGATCCGCTCGGGCGCGATCGACATCATCGTCATCGACTCGGTCGCGGCCCTGGTGCCGAAGGCCGAGATCGAGGGCGAGATGGGGGACTCGCACGTGGGTCTGCAGGCGCGGCTCATGTCGCAGGCGCTGCGCAAGATCACCGGCGCGCTCAACGCGTCGGGGACCACGGCGATCTTCATCAACCAGCTGCGCGAGAAGATCGGCGTGTTCTTCGGCAGCCCCGAGACCACGACCGGTGGCAAGGCGCTCAAGTTCTACGCGTCGATCCGCCTGGACATCCGCCGCATCGAGACCCTCAAGGAGGGCACCGAGGCGGTCGGCAACCGCACGCGCGTCAAGGTCGTCAAGAACAAGATGGCCCCGCCGTTCAAGCAGGCCGAGTTCGACATCCTCTACGGCGTCGGGATCTCCCGCGAGGGCTCGCTCATCGACATGGGCGTCGAGCACGGCTTCGTCCGCAAGTCGGGTGCGTGGTTCACGTACGAGGGCGACCAGCTGGGCCAGGGCAAGGAGAACGCGCGCAAGTTCCTGCGCGACAACCCGGACCTGGCCAACGAGCTGGACAAGAAGATCCTCGAGAAGCTCGGCATCGGCGCGAAGGTCGACGCCCCCGCCGACGCCCCGGTCGCCGTCGACTTCTGA
- a CDS encoding regulatory protein RecX, which produces MGELTGRPAARRRGRPVSEPPEDGPTAQDAEPDPESVARAIVLRRLTGAPQSRAQLADALARRDVPEGVASRVLDRFTAVGLIDDQEYARILVRSRHTERGLSRRALGVELRRKGIDDEIAAVALEDVDDADEERAARDLVQRRLRSTAGLETAVRIRRTYGALGRRGYASGLVARLVREELAREGADVDPEGADDGRG; this is translated from the coding sequence ATGGGAGAGCTCACCGGCCGGCCCGCGGCACGTCGCCGCGGCCGGCCGGTCTCCGAGCCACCGGAGGACGGCCCGACGGCGCAGGACGCCGAGCCTGATCCGGAGTCCGTCGCGCGGGCGATCGTGCTGCGGCGCCTCACGGGCGCGCCACAGTCGCGGGCACAGCTCGCGGACGCTCTCGCGCGGCGCGACGTCCCGGAGGGCGTCGCCTCCCGCGTGCTCGACCGGTTCACGGCCGTCGGCCTGATCGACGACCAGGAGTACGCGCGCATCCTCGTGCGATCGCGGCACACCGAGCGTGGCCTGTCGCGACGGGCACTCGGTGTCGAGCTGCGACGCAAGGGCATCGACGACGAGATCGCGGCGGTCGCCCTCGAGGACGTCGACGACGCCGACGAGGAGCGAGCCGCGCGCGACCTGGTGCAGCGACGGCTGCGCTCCACCGCCGGGCTCGAGACGGCGGTGCGCATCCGGCGCACCTACGGCGCCCTGGGCCGCCGCGGGTACGCCTCCGGGCTCGTGGCACGGCTGGTGCGCGAGGAGCTCGCGCGCGAAGGCGCCGACGTCGATCCGGAAGGCGCCGACGACGGACGCGGGTGA
- the rny gene encoding ribonuclease Y, with the protein MEPGAFAIVVGLLGACLVALILVLTARREADQQRRHATDEVARIRDDARAMLADAERRERRAADRERELATERTQLNELERRVRADADALADQQRSGARALDKAERAAARTLADADRAAAERLNDARAQARSELESVGGLTQEEALAELTRRIADQATNDAAGQVRRAEAQARRTADGRARRIVASAVQRLAVPTSAQVVVSILPLPSDELKGRIIGKEGRNIRHFEALTGVNVLVDETPDAVVLSCFDAERREVAQVTLEALMADGRIHPQRIEAAYAEALEGADERHDAAGHDAAERAGVDRLHPELVRTMGRLRLRSSYGQNVLEHLVECAQLAAGMAAEVGADVAVARRGAFLHDIGKALTGQVAGTHAAVGAELAHRHGESVAVVNAIAAHHDEVPPATVEAVLVQAADAVSAARPGARRQEIDVYVERMGELEALVAAHQGVRRALAMSAGREVRVVVEPDEVDDRALPQLATAIAKHIEADLTYPGEIRVTVVRELRASATAG; encoded by the coding sequence GTGGAGCCGGGTGCGTTCGCGATCGTCGTCGGGCTGCTCGGCGCCTGCCTGGTGGCGCTGATCCTCGTGCTCACCGCTCGGCGCGAGGCCGACCAGCAGCGCCGCCACGCGACGGACGAGGTCGCCCGCATCCGCGACGACGCACGGGCGATGCTCGCCGACGCCGAGCGCCGCGAGCGCCGGGCGGCGGACCGTGAGCGGGAGCTGGCCACGGAGCGCACCCAGCTCAACGAGCTCGAGCGCCGCGTGCGCGCCGACGCGGACGCCCTGGCCGACCAGCAGCGGTCGGGTGCGCGAGCGCTGGACAAGGCGGAGCGAGCGGCCGCTCGGACGCTGGCCGACGCGGACCGCGCGGCGGCGGAGCGGCTCAACGACGCCCGGGCGCAGGCCCGGTCCGAGCTGGAGTCGGTCGGCGGGCTGACGCAGGAAGAGGCGCTCGCCGAGCTCACGCGGCGGATCGCCGACCAGGCCACGAACGACGCCGCCGGTCAGGTGCGGCGTGCGGAGGCCCAGGCCCGTCGCACGGCCGACGGCCGCGCCCGGCGCATCGTGGCCTCCGCGGTGCAGCGCCTCGCGGTGCCGACCAGCGCCCAGGTCGTCGTCTCGATCCTGCCGCTGCCGTCGGACGAGCTCAAGGGGCGGATCATCGGCAAGGAGGGCCGCAACATCCGGCACTTCGAGGCGCTCACGGGCGTCAACGTGCTGGTCGACGAGACCCCGGACGCGGTCGTGCTCTCGTGCTTCGACGCCGAGCGGCGCGAGGTCGCGCAGGTCACGCTCGAGGCCCTGATGGCCGACGGGCGCATCCATCCGCAGCGGATCGAGGCGGCGTACGCGGAGGCGCTGGAGGGAGCGGACGAGCGGCACGACGCCGCGGGCCACGACGCCGCTGAGCGCGCGGGCGTCGACCGGCTGCACCCGGAGCTGGTACGGACCATGGGGCGCCTGCGTCTGCGCTCGTCGTACGGGCAGAACGTGCTCGAGCACCTCGTGGAGTGCGCCCAGCTGGCTGCCGGCATGGCGGCCGAGGTCGGCGCGGACGTCGCGGTCGCCCGCCGCGGCGCGTTCCTGCACGACATCGGCAAGGCCCTGACGGGGCAGGTCGCCGGGACGCACGCGGCGGTGGGTGCCGAGCTCGCGCACCGGCACGGCGAGTCGGTGGCCGTGGTCAACGCCATCGCGGCGCACCACGACGAGGTGCCCCCGGCGACCGTCGAGGCGGTGCTGGTGCAGGCCGCCGACGCGGTGTCGGCCGCCCGGCCTGGTGCCCGCCGGCAGGAGATCGACGTCTACGTCGAGCGGATGGGCGAGCTCGAGGCGCTCGTCGCGGCGCACCAGGGCGTGCGACGTGCGCTCGCGATGTCGGCGGGCCGCGAGGTCCGCGTCGTCGTCGAGCCGGACGAGGTCGACGACCGTGCGCTGCCGCAGCTCGCCACCGCGATCGCGAAGCACATCGAGGCGGACCTGACCTACCCGGGGGAGATCCGGGTCACCGTGGTGCGCGAGCTCCGGGCGAGCGCGACCGCAGGCTGA
- a CDS encoding amino acid ABC transporter permease has translation MTSPISILYDAPGPLARRRERIGSGIAALVVLALLGLGVWYAAGRGVFALDRWDVLWDPPKDQSAADVWRSLLVVGLGATLRAAAVAAPLAFVLGLVLAVFRTTRIAPVRLTATAVIELFRGLPVLLMMFFALLAFGWSAFAAVVFGLTVYNMAIIAEIVRAGLASLPKGQTEAAYAVGLSRSQTLRLVLLPQALRTMAPSLVAQLVVLLKDSSLGFIVGYAELLKAIQNNSQYFGNSYLVALFAVGAGIYLVVNISLSRLALRLRGRSRRTAAPAVDVTAGVLPTGGTGSSR, from the coding sequence ATGACCTCCCCGATCTCCATCCTGTACGACGCCCCCGGACCTCTGGCGCGGCGGCGCGAACGCATCGGCTCCGGCATCGCCGCCCTCGTCGTGCTCGCGCTCCTCGGCCTGGGCGTCTGGTACGCCGCCGGGCGCGGGGTGTTCGCGCTCGACCGCTGGGACGTCCTGTGGGACCCGCCCAAGGACCAGTCCGCCGCCGACGTGTGGCGCTCCCTGCTGGTCGTGGGCCTCGGGGCCACGCTGCGCGCCGCCGCCGTCGCCGCACCTCTCGCCTTCGTCCTCGGCCTGGTGCTGGCGGTGTTCCGCACGACGCGCATCGCCCCCGTGCGCCTCACCGCCACGGCCGTCATCGAGCTGTTCCGCGGCCTGCCCGTACTGCTCATGATGTTCTTCGCGCTGCTCGCGTTCGGCTGGAGCGCGTTCGCGGCCGTCGTGTTCGGGCTGACGGTCTACAACATGGCGATCATCGCGGAGATCGTGCGTGCGGGCCTCGCCTCGCTGCCCAAGGGCCAGACGGAGGCCGCTTACGCGGTCGGGCTGTCGCGGTCCCAGACGCTGCGCCTCGTGCTGCTCCCGCAGGCCTTGCGCACCATGGCGCCGAGCCTCGTCGCCCAGCTCGTGGTCCTGCTCAAGGACTCGTCGCTGGGCTTCATCGTCGGGTACGCGGAGCTGCTCAAGGCCATCCAGAACAACAGCCAGTACTTCGGCAACTCCTACCTCGTCGCCCTCTTCGCGGTGGGCGCCGGCATCTACCTCGTCGTCAACATCTCCTTGTCACGCCTGGCGCTCCGGCTCCGCGGACGCTCGCGACGCACCGCGGCGCCTGCGGTCGACGTCACGGCAGGGGTCCTCCCGACGGGGGGCACCGGCAGCTCGCGGTGA
- a CDS encoding amino acid ABC transporter permease, translating to MVIADNMPAYLAGFRMTAQLTLVAGAGALVIGLAIAAMRVSPLGSLRAFGAVYTELLRNMPLTLIFFFAVLVLPQFGVILPFGYWTAVICLTAYTSAFVAEAVRSGINAVGIGQAEAARAIGLTFGQSLTSVILPQAVRSVIPPLINVIIALAKNTSVAAGFAVVELMATGRRVAQQNPSDVVLVLVGVALFYLVVTIPAGQLANLLERKVAFAR from the coding sequence ATGGTCATCGCCGACAACATGCCGGCCTACCTGGCGGGTTTCCGCATGACCGCGCAGCTCACCCTCGTCGCGGGTGCCGGTGCGCTGGTCATCGGACTGGCCATCGCGGCCATGCGCGTGTCACCGCTGGGCTCGCTGCGCGCCTTCGGCGCGGTCTACACCGAGCTGCTGCGCAACATGCCGCTGACGCTCATCTTCTTCTTCGCCGTCCTGGTCCTCCCGCAGTTCGGCGTCATCCTCCCCTTCGGGTACTGGACGGCCGTCATCTGCCTCACCGCGTACACGTCGGCGTTCGTCGCCGAGGCCGTGCGGTCGGGCATCAACGCGGTGGGGATCGGCCAGGCCGAGGCCGCGCGGGCGATCGGGCTGACGTTCGGCCAGTCGTTGACGAGCGTGATCCTCCCGCAGGCCGTCCGGTCGGTCATCCCGCCGCTCATCAACGTCATCATCGCCCTGGCCAAGAACACGTCGGTGGCCGCCGGGTTCGCCGTCGTGGAGCTGATGGCGACCGGCCGACGCGTGGCGCAGCAGAACCCCTCCGACGTCGTCCTGGTCCTCGTCGGCGTCGCGCTGTTCTACCTCGTCGTGACGATCCCCGCGGGCCAGCTCGCCAACCTGCTCGAGCGGAAGGTGGCGTTCGCACGATGA
- a CDS encoding glutamate ABC transporter substrate-binding protein translates to MRPVRTGLIALMSATVLVLTACAGDADPAETAEPADDATAVEEEMAEFPEGSTMARLAEAGSITIGTKFDQPLFGLVGPDGVPEGFDVEIGTMIADKLGIAPEDIEWKESISANREPFIQNAEVDIVVATYTINDKRKEVVSFAGPYYLAGQSILTLASNSDIQGPDDLAGKNVCTVSGSTPEANLLANFPEAKVQALGAYSDCIEPLRNGQVDAISTDNVILAGFADQYDDLEVRGEPFTEEPYGIGLALDDTDFRMWINDVLEESFEDGSWVEAWESTAGTVLPTPEPPTVDRY, encoded by the coding sequence ATGCGACCCGTCCGCACCGGGCTCATCGCCCTGATGTCCGCCACCGTGCTCGTGCTCACCGCCTGCGCGGGCGACGCCGACCCCGCGGAGACCGCCGAGCCGGCCGACGACGCCACGGCCGTCGAGGAGGAGATGGCGGAGTTCCCCGAGGGGTCGACGATGGCCCGCCTCGCCGAGGCCGGATCGATCACGATCGGCACCAAGTTCGACCAGCCGCTGTTCGGCCTGGTCGGCCCCGACGGTGTGCCCGAGGGCTTCGACGTCGAGATCGGCACGATGATCGCCGACAAGCTCGGCATCGCGCCCGAGGACATCGAGTGGAAGGAATCGATCTCGGCCAACCGCGAGCCGTTCATCCAGAACGCCGAGGTCGACATCGTCGTCGCGACGTACACGATCAACGACAAGCGCAAGGAGGTCGTCTCGTTCGCCGGGCCGTACTACCTGGCGGGCCAGTCGATCCTCACCCTGGCGTCGAACTCCGACATCCAGGGGCCGGACGACCTGGCGGGCAAGAACGTCTGCACCGTGTCGGGCTCCACGCCCGAGGCGAACCTGCTGGCGAACTTCCCGGAGGCGAAGGTCCAGGCGCTCGGGGCGTACTCCGACTGCATCGAGCCGCTGCGCAACGGCCAGGTCGACGCGATCAGCACCGACAACGTGATCCTCGCGGGCTTCGCGGACCAGTACGACGACCTGGAGGTGCGCGGCGAGCCGTTCACCGAGGAGCCGTACGGCATCGGCCTCGCGCTCGACGACACCGACTTCCGGATGTGGATCAACGACGTGCTCGAGGAGAGCTTCGAGGACGGCAGCTGGGTCGAGGCGTGGGAGTCCACGGCCGGCACGGTGCTGCCGACGCCCGAGCCCCCCACGGTCGACCGCTACTGA
- a CDS encoding amino acid ABC transporter ATP-binding protein: MADSITAEPGPADVDTRPTGEPLIVLDHVDKHFGALHVLKDVNLTVHRGEVVVVIGPSGSGKSTLCRTINRLETIDSGTITLDGKPLPAEGRELARLRADVGMVFQSFNLFAHKTVLENVTLGQIKAKRVKPADARTTAMEILERVGVADQADKLPAQLSGGQQQRVAIARALAMRPKAMLFDEPTSALDPEMINEVLDVMVGLARDGMTMVVVTHEMGFARRAAHRVVFMDAGQIVEEADPETFFTAPTSDRAQDFLSKILTH; this comes from the coding sequence ATGGCCGACAGCATCACGGCGGAGCCCGGACCCGCGGACGTGGACACGCGTCCGACAGGCGAGCCCCTCATCGTCCTCGACCACGTCGACAAGCACTTCGGCGCGCTCCACGTGCTCAAGGACGTCAACCTCACCGTCCACCGGGGCGAGGTCGTGGTGGTGATCGGACCGTCCGGGTCGGGCAAGTCGACGCTGTGCCGCACGATCAACCGGCTCGAGACGATCGACTCCGGGACCATCACGCTCGACGGCAAGCCGCTGCCCGCCGAGGGGCGTGAGCTCGCGCGCCTGCGCGCCGACGTCGGCATGGTGTTCCAGTCGTTCAACCTCTTCGCGCACAAGACCGTGCTCGAGAACGTCACGCTCGGCCAGATCAAGGCCAAGCGGGTCAAGCCGGCCGACGCGCGCACCACGGCCATGGAGATCCTCGAGCGGGTCGGGGTCGCCGACCAGGCGGACAAGCTGCCCGCGCAGCTGTCCGGCGGGCAGCAGCAGCGCGTCGCGATCGCGCGGGCGCTGGCGATGCGCCCGAAGGCCATGCTGTTCGACGAGCCGACGTCGGCGCTCGACCCCGAGATGATCAACGAGGTCCTCGACGTCATGGTCGGCCTCGCCCGCGACGGCATGACGATGGTCGTGGTCACGCACGAGATGGGCTTTGCGCGTCGCGCGGCCCACCGCGTGGTGTTCATGGACGCCGGTCAGATCGTCGAGGAGGCCGACCCCGAGACGTTCTTCACCGCGCCCACGAGCGACCGGGCGCAGGACTTCCTGTCGAAGATCCTCACCCACTGA
- the miaB gene encoding tRNA (N6-isopentenyl adenosine(37)-C2)-methylthiotransferase MiaB, translated as MSTTLPAPLDALAPARATGASAGAPLPVDERARTYLVKTLGCQMNVHDSEHMAGMLEQAGYVPAAPADAAAEDVDVLVINTCAVRENASDKLYGNLGRLAGTKRARPGGMQIAVGGCLAQKDRAGIVERAPWVDVVFGTHNLDVLPTLLERARHNEAAQVEIAESLQVFPSTLPTRRESVYAGWVSISVGCNNTCTFCIVPHLRGKERDRRPADVLAEVEALVATGAIEVTLLGQNVNSYGVGFGDRHAFGKLLRAVGAVPGLERVRFTSPHPAAFTDDVIAAMADTPTVMPQLHMPLQSGSDRVLRAMRRSYRADRFLGILDRVRAAIPQAAITTDVIVGFPGETEDDFAQTLDVVERSRFASAYTFQYSPRPGTPAADLPGQVPKAVVQERYERLAALQERISGEENAAQVGRTLDVLVAQGEGRKDGATARISGRAQDNRLVHLALPAGLGPTDAPRPGDLVTVEVTRSAPYHLVADSALVPGGTFRVRRTRAGDAWQARAEGHDEHAGTGAGGGCGTGAAAPAGPVVLGLPRLGRPPGS; from the coding sequence ATGTCCACGACGCTCCCCGCTCCCCTCGACGCCCTCGCGCCCGCGCGCGCAACGGGCGCCTCGGCCGGTGCGCCCCTGCCGGTCGACGAGCGTGCCCGCACGTACCTCGTCAAGACGCTCGGCTGCCAGATGAACGTGCACGACTCCGAGCACATGGCCGGCATGCTCGAGCAGGCGGGGTACGTGCCCGCGGCACCGGCGGACGCCGCGGCCGAGGACGTCGACGTCCTGGTCATCAACACGTGCGCGGTCCGCGAGAACGCGTCCGACAAGCTGTACGGCAACCTCGGGCGCCTCGCCGGCACCAAGCGGGCCCGCCCCGGTGGCATGCAGATCGCGGTCGGCGGGTGCCTCGCGCAGAAGGACCGGGCGGGCATCGTCGAGCGCGCACCCTGGGTCGACGTGGTGTTCGGGACGCACAACCTCGACGTGCTGCCCACGCTGCTGGAGCGGGCGCGGCACAACGAGGCCGCCCAGGTGGAGATCGCGGAGTCGTTGCAGGTCTTCCCGAGCACGCTGCCCACCCGTCGTGAGTCGGTCTACGCGGGCTGGGTGTCGATCTCCGTGGGCTGCAACAACACGTGCACGTTCTGCATCGTGCCCCACCTGCGAGGCAAGGAGCGCGACCGGCGACCCGCCGACGTGCTGGCCGAGGTCGAGGCGCTGGTGGCGACCGGCGCGATCGAGGTCACGCTGCTCGGGCAGAACGTCAACTCCTACGGCGTGGGGTTCGGCGACCGGCACGCCTTCGGCAAGCTGCTGCGCGCCGTCGGCGCGGTCCCGGGGCTCGAGCGCGTGCGCTTCACGTCGCCCCACCCGGCGGCGTTCACCGACGACGTCATCGCGGCGATGGCGGACACGCCGACCGTCATGCCGCAGCTGCACATGCCGCTGCAGTCCGGTTCGGACCGGGTGCTGCGCGCGATGCGCCGCTCGTACCGGGCGGACCGCTTCCTCGGGATCCTCGACCGGGTGCGGGCCGCGATCCCGCAGGCCGCGATCACGACGGACGTCATCGTCGGGTTCCCGGGGGAGACGGAGGACGACTTCGCGCAGACACTGGACGTCGTGGAACGGTCGCGGTTCGCGTCCGCGTACACGTTCCAGTACTCGCCGCGGCCGGGCACGCCCGCGGCCGACCTGCCCGGTCAGGTGCCGAAGGCCGTCGTGCAGGAGCGGTACGAGCGCCTGGCCGCGCTGCAGGAGCGCATCTCCGGGGAGGAGAACGCCGCGCAGGTCGGCCGCACGCTGGACGTGCTCGTCGCGCAGGGCGAGGGTCGCAAGGACGGTGCGACGGCCCGCATCTCTGGTCGCGCGCAGGACAACCGCCTCGTGCACCTGGCGCTGCCGGCGGGTCTCGGCCCGACCGACGCCCCACGCCCCGGTGACCTCGTCACCGTCGAGGTCACCCGCAGCGCCCCGTACCACCTGGTCGCCGACTCGGCGCTCGTCCCGGGCGGCACGTTCCGGGTGCGCCGGACCCGCGCGGGCGACGCGTGGCAGGCGCGCGCCGAGGGTCACGACGAGCACGCGGGCACCGGTGCCGGCGGTGGCTGCGGCACGGGAGCGGCCGCACCCGCCGGGCCGGTCGTGCTGGGTCTGCCACGCCTGGGACGACCACCCGGGTCCTAG
- a CDS encoding aspartate:alanine exchanger family transporter, giving the protein MPDVFLFLAQQPVLLLFAVIGVGSAIGHVKVRGVGLGAAAVLFLAIGLSAWASSYGVDLEITEALGTLGLTLFTFCVGIVSGATFFSSLRRSLAPILAMAGVLVLGAVVAVGAGRVLGLDSAVVAGAWAGAVTNTPALAAARDAAGDDAGPTIGYAVTYLFGVVGMLVAVSAALRHRDRDTDAPPVLVNRTVRVEVTGNPSVQDLEHRHADRIKFSRVRRGEESPIRTADDADLLLLDDLVTVVGPAEDVDAVTRELGHTSSHRLEADRLYLDVRRVTVSTQQAAGHTIAELDLLHRFGATISRVRRGDVDVVATDDFQLQLGDRVRVIAPRERMVEVSTWFGDSSRGLSDITPVVLGLGMAAGILVGSVAFPVPGRLFSIGSAAGTLLVGLVLGRVGRIGPVVTAMPYTAAQAIAELGLLMFLAQAGTRAGAQIGAAFTSGDWLRILALGVLVTGVVATGLYVVMRRMFHIGGTRLSGLMGGAQTQPAVLAFANARTGYDARVALGYALVYPAAMITKIVLGQVLGGL; this is encoded by the coding sequence GTGCCCGACGTCTTCCTCTTCCTCGCCCAGCAGCCCGTGCTGCTCCTGTTCGCCGTCATCGGCGTGGGCTCCGCCATCGGCCACGTCAAGGTCCGCGGCGTCGGGCTCGGCGCAGCGGCCGTCCTGTTCCTCGCGATCGGGCTGTCGGCCTGGGCTTCGTCGTACGGCGTCGACCTGGAGATCACCGAGGCGCTCGGCACCCTCGGGCTCACGCTGTTCACGTTCTGCGTCGGCATCGTCTCGGGTGCGACGTTCTTCTCGTCGCTGCGCCGCAGCCTCGCGCCGATCCTCGCCATGGCGGGGGTGCTCGTGCTCGGCGCCGTGGTCGCGGTGGGCGCGGGACGCGTGCTGGGGCTCGACAGCGCCGTCGTCGCCGGCGCCTGGGCCGGCGCCGTGACCAACACGCCCGCCCTCGCGGCCGCGCGCGACGCCGCGGGCGACGACGCCGGCCCGACCATCGGGTACGCGGTGACCTACCTGTTCGGCGTCGTGGGCATGCTGGTGGCCGTGTCCGCCGCGCTGCGCCACCGGGACCGCGACACCGACGCGCCGCCGGTGCTGGTCAACCGCACGGTCCGGGTCGAGGTCACCGGCAACCCCAGCGTGCAGGACCTCGAGCACCGGCATGCCGATCGCATCAAGTTCTCGCGCGTCCGCCGCGGCGAGGAGTCGCCGATCCGCACGGCGGACGACGCGGACCTCCTGCTCCTCGACGACCTCGTGACCGTCGTCGGCCCGGCCGAGGACGTCGACGCGGTCACGCGCGAGCTGGGCCACACGTCGTCGCACCGGCTGGAGGCCGACCGTCTCTACCTCGACGTGCGTCGGGTCACGGTGTCCACGCAGCAGGCCGCGGGCCACACGATCGCCGAGCTGGACCTGCTGCACCGCTTTGGGGCGACGATCTCCCGCGTGCGCCGGGGTGACGTCGACGTCGTCGCCACGGACGACTTCCAGCTGCAGCTCGGGGACCGGGTCCGCGTCATCGCACCGCGCGAGCGCATGGTCGAGGTCTCGACGTGGTTCGGCGACTCGTCGCGCGGGCTCTCGGACATCACGCCCGTCGTGCTGGGGCTCGGCATGGCCGCCGGGATCCTCGTGGGGTCCGTCGCGTTCCCCGTGCCGGGCCGGCTCTTCTCGATCGGCTCGGCCGCGGGCACCCTGCTGGTGGGCCTGGTCCTGGGTCGGGTGGGACGGATCGGCCCCGTGGTCACGGCGATGCCCTACACGGCAGCCCAGGCGATCGCCGAGCTCGGCCTGCTCATGTTCCTCGCGCAGGCGGGTACGCGTGCGGGCGCGCAGATCGGGGCCGCCTTCACCTCGGGGGACTGGCTGCGCATCCTCGCGCTCGGCGTGCTCGTCACGGGCGTCGTCGCGACCGGCCTGTACGTCGTCATGCGCCGCATGTTCCACATCGGCGGCACGCGGCTGTCCGGCCTCATGGGCGGCGCGCAGACGCAGCCGGCCGTCCTGGCGTTCGCGAACGCGCGCACCGGGTACGACGCGCGCGTGGCGCTGGGCTACGCGCTGGTCTACCCGGCGGCGATGATCACCAAGATCGTGCTGGGCCAGGTGCTCGGCGGCCTGTGA
- a CDS encoding YbjN domain-containing protein — MSTPGWLLRVLGGLPKPTKGRPLDDEPPRPLTRDRVADYLLGRGYRFVVDDDGDLTGTWDGSRFWFLLLGDQQEILQVRGRWHRSMPIAQRRALALAVNDWNRERIWPKAYVREEEGALAVYAEVSADLEPGVTDVQLAQLLACGLGTGVQLFAALDPIVPGDGAPPPDVPDN; from the coding sequence GTGAGCACCCCGGGGTGGCTCCTGCGCGTCCTCGGGGGGCTGCCGAAGCCGACCAAGGGCCGCCCCCTGGACGACGAGCCGCCGCGCCCCCTGACGCGCGACCGCGTCGCGGACTACCTGCTGGGACGGGGCTACCGGTTCGTCGTCGACGACGACGGGGACCTCACCGGCACCTGGGACGGCAGCCGTTTCTGGTTCCTGCTCCTGGGTGACCAGCAGGAGATCCTGCAGGTCCGCGGTCGCTGGCACCGGTCGATGCCGATCGCGCAGCGGCGCGCGCTCGCGCTCGCCGTCAACGACTGGAACCGCGAGCGCATCTGGCCGAAGGCCTACGTCCGCGAGGAGGAGGGCGCACTCGCGGTGTACGCCGAGGTGTCGGCGGACCTGGAGCCCGGCGTGACCGACGTGCAGCTCGCGCAGCTCCTGGCGTGCGGGCTGGGGACCGGGGTGCAGCTGTTCGCCGCGCTCGACCCGATCGTGCCGGGCGACGGCGCGCCGCCGCCGGACGTGCCCGACAACTGA